CGGGGTCACGGCCTCCGCGGTCGCCCTGCTCGCCGTCGTCCTCAAGCTGACCCTGACCCACTGAGGGTGCAACCCTGCGCAACCCGCCGGTGCGGCTCCCCGGTGCCGGCACGTCCGCACCTGCGGAACCCGTGGTGACGGCGCCCACAGTGCCCGGTGCAGGTGACGGAGGCCGCTCTACAGTCGGGCGGGTGACGACGCCGAGCCCGCTGCCCGACCCCCAGGTCCGCGTGCCCGACCCGGTGCTCGGCGCCCCCGGAACCGGCGGTCTGGTCGACCGGCACGGCCGGACGGCGACCGACCTGCGGGTCTCCCTCACCGACCGCTGCAACCTGCGCTGCAGCTACTGCATGCCCCCCGAGGGCCTGGACTGGCTGCCCAAGGTCGAGCAGCTCACCGACGACGAGGTCGTCCGGCTGGTGCGGATCGGCGTGGAGCACCTGGGCATCGAGGAGGTCCGGTTCACCGGCGGCGAGCCGCTGCTGCGCCCGGGTCTGCCCGGCATCGTCGCGGCCACCACCGCGCTGCTCCCCCGCCCCGAGGTCAGCCTGACCACCAACGCCGTCGGGCTCTCCCGGATGGCACCGGCGCTGGCCGCGGCCGGTCTCGACCGGCTCAACGTCAGCCTGGACACCCTGGACCGCGCCCGGTTCAAGGAGCTCACCTTCCGCGACCGGCTGCCCGACGTGCTGGCCGGGCTCAAGGCCGCCAAGGACGCCGGGCTCACCCCGGTCAAGGTCAACACCGTGCTGCTCAAGGGGATCAACGAGGACGACGCCGTCCCCCTGCTGGAGTACTGCCTGGAGCACGGCTACGAGCTGCGCTTCATCGAGCAGATGCCGCTGGACGCCCACCACG
This sequence is a window from Geodermatophilaceae bacterium NBWT11. Protein-coding genes within it:
- the moaA gene encoding GTP 3',8-cyclase MoaA, whose product is MLGAPGTGGLVDRHGRTATDLRVSLTDRCNLRCSYCMPPEGLDWLPKVEQLTDDEVVRLVRIGVEHLGIEEVRFTGGEPLLRPGLPGIVAATTALLPRPEVSLTTNAVGLSRMAPALAAAGLDRLNVSLDTLDRARFKELTFRDRLPDVLAGLKAAKDAGLTPVKVNTVLLKGINEDDAVPLLEYCLEHGYELRFIEQMPLDAHHAWTRSEMVTAEDILAKLTATHTLVPDVQERGAAPAERWLVDGTDLTVGVIASVTRSFCGACDRTRLTADGQIRNCLFAREESDLRTAMRDGATDQELADRWRIATLTKLPGHGIDDPSFLQPSRPMSAIGG